A part of Paenarthrobacter sp. A20 genomic DNA contains:
- a CDS encoding LysM peptidoglycan-binding domain-containing protein, translating into MPRRTIKGLADWPQETGGCSMELLDNVRKNLGFGNKDHGEKDHRDHAAPEAAPDDQTAVSQAAEDAAAVEVSAEDKTAAEAAAAQAAQQQAAADAAAAQEAEQEGLEPGPPEVRPQAQEAASEAAAGSGQPGPVAPRVTEVVVEQGDTMGGIAAQFGVDLGALIATNADTVPNPDRIYPGQVLRLP; encoded by the coding sequence GTGCCCCGCCGTACCATCAAGGGGCTGGCTGACTGGCCGCAGGAAACAGGAGGGTGCTCCATGGAATTGCTGGACAACGTGAGGAAGAACCTGGGCTTCGGCAACAAAGACCATGGTGAAAAGGATCACAGGGACCATGCCGCTCCGGAAGCGGCCCCGGACGACCAAACGGCGGTAAGCCAGGCAGCGGAGGATGCGGCCGCCGTCGAGGTTTCAGCTGAGGATAAGACGGCAGCCGAGGCTGCAGCAGCGCAGGCCGCCCAGCAACAGGCGGCCGCTGACGCCGCAGCGGCGCAGGAGGCCGAACAGGAGGGCCTGGAACCCGGGCCCCCGGAAGTCCGGCCGCAGGCGCAGGAGGCGGCCTCTGAGGCCGCAGCAGGGTCCGGCCAGCCAGGACCTGTGGCCCCGCGGGTCACCGAGGTAGTTGTGGAACAAGGCGACACCATGGGTGGCATCGCTGCCCAGTTCGGGGTGGACCTCGGCGCGCTGATCGCAACCAACGCAGATACCGTTCCCAACCCGGACCGGATCTACCCTGGACAGGTGCTCCGGCTGCCCTGA
- a CDS encoding DEAD/DEAH box helicase: MTENLNENFDAQTVESADAVETTAPAEVEAPAAAAAPVENAAAESAAPAFTEAPAPKAEEEEEEGVRFVDLGIDGRVLAALQDVGYEKPSPIQAATIPLLLEGRDVVGLAQTGTGKTAAFAVPALSRLAELHDLNGPSRKTQALVLAPTRELALQVAEAFTSYAKHIDDFTVLPVYGGSAYGPQLAGLRRGAQVVVGTPGRVIDHIAKGSLDLSELQYLVLDEADEMLRMGFADDVEQIFQQTPETRQVALFSATMPGQIRRMSKQYLNNPAEISVKSKTTTGANTKQRYLQVMGPHKLDALTRILEVEEFDGVIAFVRTKMATEDLADKLKSRGFQAAAINGDIPQQQRERTVDALKEGRIDILVATDVAARGLDVERISHVINYDIPHDTESYVHRIGRTGRAGRSGDAILFMTPREKYLLRSIEKATRQPVEQMHLPTAETVNTLRLGKFAERITETLASEDVAAFRDLISSYEEEHNVPASEIAAALAVMAQGGQPLLVKELPAAPEYQKRERSKDGFGSRGPTRALTEGNATYRIAVGRRQRVMPGSIVGAIANEGGISSAQIGGIDIRSDHSLVELPADLSPEQLRALSRTRIGGELIHLELDNGRKPSGDRGGYSGGGAGGRGGYGDRENRGGGNFKGNGGFKKDFRKSEGGERTSADRGGRSYSDRSERTAGSFGDRDRGQASGSRFGGHGDGARKPRSGGEGGHRDFNRKGKW, encoded by the coding sequence ATGACCGAAAATCTCAACGAAAACTTCGACGCCCAGACCGTAGAGTCCGCTGATGCAGTGGAGACCACCGCGCCCGCCGAAGTTGAAGCACCGGCTGCTGCCGCTGCCCCCGTCGAGAATGCTGCAGCCGAGTCTGCAGCTCCCGCCTTCACCGAAGCTCCTGCCCCCAAGGCAGAAGAAGAGGAAGAAGAAGGCGTCCGCTTCGTCGATCTTGGCATCGACGGTCGCGTTCTGGCCGCCCTGCAGGACGTCGGCTACGAAAAGCCGTCTCCCATCCAGGCCGCCACCATCCCGCTGCTGCTTGAAGGCCGCGACGTCGTTGGCCTGGCCCAGACCGGTACCGGCAAGACCGCAGCATTCGCTGTTCCGGCCCTGTCCCGCCTGGCTGAGCTCCACGACCTCAATGGCCCGTCCCGCAAGACCCAGGCTTTGGTCCTGGCCCCGACGCGCGAACTTGCCCTCCAGGTTGCCGAGGCGTTCACCTCCTACGCCAAGCACATTGACGACTTCACCGTCCTCCCGGTTTACGGTGGCTCGGCCTACGGCCCGCAGCTGGCTGGCCTGCGCCGCGGTGCACAGGTTGTTGTCGGTACCCCCGGCCGTGTGATCGACCACATCGCCAAGGGTTCGCTGGACCTTTCCGAGCTCCAGTACCTGGTTCTGGACGAAGCTGACGAGATGCTGCGCATGGGCTTTGCCGATGACGTTGAGCAGATCTTCCAGCAGACTCCCGAGACCCGCCAGGTTGCGTTGTTCTCTGCCACCATGCCGGGCCAGATCCGCCGCATGTCCAAGCAGTACCTGAACAACCCTGCTGAAATCTCGGTGAAGTCCAAGACCACCACCGGTGCCAACACCAAGCAGCGTTACCTCCAGGTCATGGGCCCGCACAAGCTGGACGCCCTGACCCGCATCCTTGAGGTTGAAGAGTTCGACGGCGTTATCGCCTTCGTGCGCACCAAGATGGCTACCGAGGACCTCGCCGACAAGCTGAAGTCCCGCGGCTTCCAGGCTGCCGCCATCAACGGCGACATCCCGCAGCAGCAGCGCGAGCGCACTGTTGACGCGCTGAAGGAAGGCCGCATCGACATCCTCGTGGCCACCGACGTCGCGGCCCGTGGCCTTGACGTGGAGCGCATCAGCCACGTCATCAACTACGACATCCCGCATGACACCGAGTCCTACGTGCACCGCATCGGCCGTACGGGCCGTGCAGGCCGCAGCGGCGACGCGATCCTGTTCATGACGCCGCGGGAGAAGTACCTGCTGCGTTCCATCGAAAAGGCAACCCGCCAGCCGGTGGAGCAGATGCACCTGCCCACCGCTGAGACCGTGAACACGCTGCGCCTGGGCAAGTTCGCCGAGCGCATCACCGAGACCCTCGCGTCCGAAGACGTGGCAGCATTCCGCGACCTGATCTCCTCCTACGAGGAAGAGCACAACGTTCCGGCTTCCGAGATCGCTGCAGCCCTGGCCGTCATGGCCCAGGGTGGACAGCCCCTGCTGGTCAAGGAACTGCCCGCAGCTCCTGAGTACCAGAAGCGTGAGCGCTCCAAGGACGGCTTCGGTTCCCGCGGCCCGACCCGTGCTCTCACCGAGGGCAACGCTACTTACCGGATCGCCGTCGGACGCCGTCAGCGCGTCATGCCGGGTTCCATTGTTGGCGCCATTGCCAACGAAGGTGGCATCTCCTCGGCACAGATCGGCGGCATCGACATCCGCTCGGACCACTCCTTGGTGGAGCTCCCGGCAGACCTGAGCCCCGAGCAGCTGCGTGCACTGTCCCGCACCCGCATCGGTGGCGAGCTGATCCACCTCGAACTGGACAACGGCCGCAAGCCCAGCGGCGACCGTGGCGGTTACTCCGGTGGTGGCGCCGGTGGACGTGGTGGCTATGGCGACCGCGAGAACCGTGGTGGCGGCAACTTCAAGGGCAACGGTGGCTTCAAGAAGGACTTCCGTAAGTCCGAAGGTGGCGAGCGTACCTCCGCTGACCGTGGTGGCCGCTCCTACAGCGACCGCTCCGAGCGCACCGCAGGCAGCTTCGGCGACCGCGACCGCGGCCAGGCCAGCGGGTCCCGCTTCGGCGGTCACGGTGACGGCGCCCGCAAGCCCCGCAGTGGCGGCGAAGGCGGACACCGCGATTTCAACCGCAAGGGCAAGTGGTAA